From the Oncorhynchus nerka isolate Pitt River linkage group LG20, Oner_Uvic_2.0, whole genome shotgun sequence genome, one window contains:
- the LOC115102510 gene encoding acyl-coenzyme A diphosphatase FITM2-like has translation MSRCTIPIPSAILVPSGNMADVDIIVNKFVALWRIPFVRLKLPWTFLVLSMVGSLVKSTQLVPETYFSNSRNVLNMYFVKVSWGWTLLLLTPFIFLIYYKDSLTFALRRMSSLVVATAIWYTFTETFFYIEDATGTCHRDQVPHKEFTTKWRCRNAGGQWDGYDISGHSFILSYSALIIAEEMAPMATMERNRNIVLDLLYVSLNGIVFIWIWMFMCTSVYFHNFWQNGLGTVFGILAWFVTYRVWYPKPLSPGLPLKPTKQS, from the exons ATGTCACGGTGTACCATACCAATCCCCTCAGCCATTCTCGTTCCAAGTGGCAACATGGCAGACGTGGATATCATCGTCAACAAGTTTGTGGCACTTTGGAGGATACCGTTTGTCCGTCTTAAATTGCCGTGGACTTTCTTGGTTCTTTCCATGGTGGGATCCCTTGTCAAATCGACACAGCTCGTCCCGGAGACATATTTTAGCAACAGCAGAAATGTTCTCAATAT GTATTTTGTCAAAGTGTCCTGGGGCTGGACTTTATTGCTGTTGACCCCATTCATCTTCCTCATATACTACAAAGACAGCTTGACCTTTGCCCTCCGGCGAATGAGCTCATTGGTGGTGGCCACAGCCATTTGGTACACCTTCACCGAGACCTTCTTCTACATTGAAGATGCCACCGGTACATGCCACAGGGATCAAGTCCCTCATAAAGAATTCACCACAAAGTGGAGATGCAGGAATGCTGGGGGTCAATGGGACGGCTATGACATCTCAGGACACTCGTTCATTCTCTCGTACTCTGCACTTATCATTGCTGAAGAAATGGCACCTATGGCTACCATGGAGAGGAATCGGAACATTGTTCTTGATCTGTTATACGTGTCCCTTAATGGAATAGTATTCATCTGGATATGGATGTTTATGTGTACCTCTGTGTATTTTCATAATTTCTGGCAGAACGGTCTCGGGACTGTTTTTGGAATTCTGGCATGGTTTGTCACGTATCGGGTATGGTATCCAAAGCCCTTATCGCCTGGTCTTCCACTTAAGCCCACAAAGCAGAGTTGA